A part of Pelecanus crispus isolate bPelCri1 chromosome 22, bPelCri1.pri, whole genome shotgun sequence genomic DNA contains:
- the LOC142595687 gene encoding mothers against decapentaplegic homolog 6-like, which translates to MFRSRRSTLVRRLWRQRCTAAGPEDGPGALKPAAHALFKKLKDEELELLVQAVESRGAWESGCVWAPRGAKQALPPQVLLCRLYRWPDLRQPHELKHLCYCAGGRGGCGDAAVLCCNPHHFSRLAAPETPPPPYSKASWAPAWPEEPQRPGTQLLELSGNGGEWRDTSLSWSTVKDGYWCKLAYWEHRTRVGRLYAVHEASVNVFCELPRGSGFCLGQLPAAHRSCAVRRARGKIGRGLLLSRELGGVWAYNRSEHPIFVSSPTLGPPGARGLTVLKVLPGYSAKVFDYERVGATGGRRLPGEGPCDPHSIRISFAKGWGPCYSRQFITSCPCWLEVLLNRPC; encoded by the exons TGGTGCCCTCAAACCGGCAGCGCACGCCCTCTTCAAGAAGCTGAAGGatgaggagctggagctgctggtgcagGCGGTGGAGAGCCGGGGTGCTTGGGAGTCCGGCTGCGTCTGGGCGCCGCGGGGGGCCAAGCAGGCATTGCCCCCCCAAGTCCTGCTCTGCCGCCTTTACCGCTGGCCCGACCTCCGCCAGCCCCACGAGCTCAAGCACCTCTGCTACtgcgccgggggccgggggggctgcggggacgcagctgtgctctgctgcaaCCCCCACCACTTCAGCCGCCTGGCTGCACCCG AGACCCCGCCGCCCCCCTACTCAAAGGCGTCCTGGGCTCCTGCCTGGCCGGAGGAGCCCCAGCGCCCCGGCACCCAGCTCCTGGAGCTCAGCGGCAACGGCGGCGAATGGCGAG ACACCAGCTTGTCGTGGAGCACCGTTAAGGATGGCTACTGGTGCAAACTGGCTTACTGGGAGCACCGGACGCGCGTGGGCCGCCTCTATGCTGTGCACGAGGCGTCGGTGAACGTCTTCTGTGAGCTGCCACGGGGCAGCGGGTTCTGCCTGGGCCAGCTGCCGGCTGCCCACCGCAGCTGTGCCGTCCGGCGGGCACGCGGCAAGATCggccgggggctgctgctgagccggGAGCTGGGCGGCGTGTGGGCCTACAACCGCAGCGAACACCCCATCTTTGTCAGCTCGCCCACCCTGGGGCCGCCCGGCGCCCGCGGGCTCACCGTCCTCAAGGTGCTGCCTGGCTACTCAGCGAAGGTGTTCGACTATGAGCGGGTGGGGGCCACAGGGGGACGGCGGCTCCCTGGGGAAGGGCCCTGCGACCCCCACAGCATCCGCATCAGCTTTGCCAAGGGCTGGGGGCCCTGCTACTCCCGGCAGTTCATCACCTCCTGCCCGTGCTGGCTGGAGGTCCTGCTGAACCGGCCGTGCTGA